ACCGATGAAACCTTCTGATCATTCAATCGAGTTTATTGCAACAAAAGCAaaattttttcctcctttttaaCTTCTTACCATTgtttaaaacagaataaaatgatGATTGCAACTTTTTCCATCGTTTCTTTTACGATAAATGAAATCCCTTTCGACCTGATAAGGTCCTTATGGGTGAACTTATTTTTTAGATGAATtcatcccttcttttttttagacCTGAATTTTTAGATAGATTCAGCCCTTACTTTATTAGACAAGGCAGGCCGGTCTACAGAATCCAGAGGTGGTGGGTTATTGGATTTAGAAACAGGGGAAAAGACAGAACTTAGGAACCTCTCAGCAGCAGGTAGAGTATCAGTGGTGGCTTTTAAGGTGCTCAGTCAAAGTTGAGGTAGACAAAGTGTGAAGTTGAGGTGCAGTGGTTAAAGAGTCTGGATTACTTGGGAGCAAAGTGAGATGAGGTTGTTGGAGATGTTGATTCATTTTGCTAAAACATTataacacaacaaaggacacaaaataaaggccgcatattgtaatatatttgtaGATGTGAGCCAGCAAAGTGGAAAAATACAGAGGTGGAATAAGTAATAACATCAACAACTTAAGTAAAAGTTACTGTtacttcaattaaatttttaccAAATACAAGTAAAGATATTGGTGTAAAAAtgtactcaggtaaaagttaaaagtagcttatttaaaatgtacttaacaGGGATGTGGGGTAGGAGATTCTTGTGTACTTCAAGAaggacaaacttttttttattaaataaagaatttttattgaataaaatacaCTACAGTCCAAAAGtattgttataatgtcatttaggataatgagagaaatcgcaaatacagattcagaattcagacagcGAGCGCACATATTGAACAACATTCGCTGATTCCTTTCGCTTTCAGCTCAGTCTGCATCTTGTGTCCATCTTGTCCGTCCATCCTCTCTCTTGTGAGTTCAGCGTGTTTGTTCTCTGACCATTAATCAATTAGTGCAGTAGTTTCTGaggtaagatttttttttttctgttgcattttttacaatattataatatattaatatataagtaCAATATTTCATAccaaacatacttaagtaaaagaaaaatgcagattttaaaaactactaaGTAGAAGTTCAAAAAAtctactcaattacagtaacgtaagaaaatataattggttactttccacctctgggaAATTATAAACGTCTAATATATCAGTTCTTGAATACCAGTCATTAAGTATCTGGGGTCAATTGTGCACGGTAagggagagtgtgttagagaagtgaaaaaaagatggcaggatggagtgggtttgaatcttcccacttcatccaggcctgactctggatagtgttctcttcgattggaggccactctgtgcagctggtttctcatcaacatcttgggtggttccatggaattccggagtaagaacaggagttttgaggatggatttggactgcagttaatgtcaacagtctgctacactgactcaggactacagttttcctctgatcaccatcactgtaccccgcaacatcgtatatctgcaataaattgacattcagtgcaacccagatgaggatgggtttcctcatgagtctggttcctctcaaggtttctttcttatgccatctcagggagtttttcctcgccacagtcgccacctgCTTGTTCATcaaggacaaacttacacttataaagaacatcttattcattctttatcaccacattatctgtgtaaagctgctttgagacaatgttcattgttaaaagtgcaatacaaataaaaaattaatttaattgaatttaattgaattgggtggagaagagtggaaggGGGATAAAAGGGTATCTGAAAGAGGGAAAGGGTACATTTATTAGATGCTGGTGAGACCTTCAATGAGATACTGGCACTGAGAAAAGACGGAAGGAAGGCAGAGCTGGTGGTGGCAGACTTAaagatgaacaggattagaaatgagttttgtaaattttttattatttttaaagaaaggaTCATTTAAATGCACATAAATGGCAAAACAAATATGTATGGTATGGTAATATAATCATGATGCAGAAAGTGTGTAAAATTAGTCCAACATAACGTAGTcgaatcttattttttttttaattgatgtcaattttattttattcgcAATATATTTTAATCCGTTTGATGATCGAGCAGCACTGAAATTATGTTAAGTAACAGAAatcattttactttatatatactatatggttGTAGGAGCGCAAACGGTCGCAAGAGGGCGCAGTTccgccaaaaaaacaaaaacaaaaaaaaaataattcgtGTGCCGCTTCCCAGTCATTTAGCTGCTTATGTTGCCTATACCCtgtatgcctgtgtgtgtttgagtgcatttgtgcatgtctgtgtgtttgcataTCTGTTTGTTTACAGAGACACCAACAGTCATACAGGCACAGGCATACAAACttatacacagatacacacacagtcGCACACAGACattcagacaaacacacatgcacacaaacctATACCTAggaaaacaaacagacacacacaggaatGCAGACACaggcatgcatacacacacaggcaccatgtgtgtgtgtgtgtgtgtgtgtgtgtgtgtgtgtgtgtgtgtgtgtctttgcacgagtctgtctgtctgtgtttgcgTGCCTGGTCTGCATGTCTGTGTGCCTatccatgtgtttgtgtgtgtttgcatgcctgtgtgtgtgtgtgtgtgtgtctgtctgtctgtctgtatgtgtatctgtgtgtgtttgcatgcctggctctgcatgtctgtgtgcctatccatgtgtttgtgtgtgtttgcatgcctatgtgtgtgtgtgtgtgtgtgtgtgtgtgtgtgtgtgtgtgtgtgtctgtctgtctgtctgtctgtctgtatgtgtatctgtgtgtgtttgcatgcctggctctgcatgtctgtgtgcctatccatgtgtttgtgtgtttgcatgcctatgtgtgtgtgtgtgtgtgtgtgtgtgtgtgtgtgtgtgtgtctgtctgtctgtctgtctgtctgtctgtatgtgtatctgtgtgtgtttgcatgcctggctctgcatgtctgtgtgcctatccatgtgtttgtgtgtgtttgcatgcctatgtgtgtgtgtgtgtgtgtgtgtgtgtgtgtgtgtgtgtgtgtgtgtgtgttagtgatgaAAACTCTTCCTATTCAGAAGGTCTCAGTTCatttatgttcatttatatTCTATGTATCAGTCTCACGAAAAAGAGTCCGTTGGAACAGGAATCTCACTGATGAGGGATTTCTCactattgtgtgcctctgaGATCAGTCCTACAGTTTGATCCTAAAAAGAAGAACATTAAACCATGTTCTTAGAACGTGATTCATCAGTGCCTCAGTCCTGCACTATATTCAGATATCAGAGTGGAGCAGATCAGTCAGTTTTAGTGTTCACCCAGCATTATAAAAGGTCTGTGACCGTCAGGTAAGGAGTGGTAATTCTACAAAACTGCTATAAAAGAACTCAGCGGCTCAATATAAACCTCTGCTGAAATCACAGGAGTCTTTTAAAACCTCTGCAGGGCAACCTTTGGATTCCCTCACAGCATTTTTTGAGACAATCATTGCCTTGGACGTTGGGTTGGTAAGTGGTGCGGAGAGaaaaattgtcattttaaatCTATCACAGCATTTTcaatgatattttttatttttttctttaccaattttaagttttgtttttatgtggtgATTAAATTCATAATTGATTTCAATTCCTAAAGGCTGCTTTGAAATGATAAAAGCTGGCaaattttggtttattttgaaCAGACATTGTTTGAGCGCTGATCTTGTTATCTGTATTATGTAGGAGAGAAGAAACCTGAGGAAAGAAATGAGACAGTCCAGTACCCGAGTCGTACTACTTGTGCTAGGCTGTATCTTCGGTGCCTACAGTGCAAATGGTAAAAACCTAGCAatgaaacaagaaaaataatatacagaaCTTCTGAAATTCAGTCTTGGCTTCAGTGTAACATAAATTATCCTCATACAAGGCATCGGTTTGTTCAGGGAGCCAAAATATTTGCTTGTAGCTCCTGAATAATGACCACCACTAGTATTCTATTTCACAAGGATTCCAGAAATACTATTGTTTCATCAGTTTATCATTATAAGAGTGATTAGCATTTCTCAGCAGCACAGTAGCAAGCTAGCAATTACACGTGTTACCCTGACACTTGCGATTCTACATATTTGCTAGTGAAGAAGTTACAGAAATGTCCATTTCAGCGACATCAACAAATGgacaaaaaccaaaacaaacaaaaatacatgtaaTTAGAATCAGTTTATATTAGGATTTCCATTACACATTAAGTCCCCATATTCTCTTACTATAACTTCTACTCTACTAGAAGTgaagatttgtgaagatttgtgttatTAAGGGTgctagtaaaatcaggtactaatgtaggtgcggtgaagaagcctggggtgcattcaacctttcatttcatcccaaaggtgttataTACAGTTGATATCAGatctcaatagcaggagatctttcactccaatccatgtaaactatatgtttatggagctggctcATGAtagagcaggtttgggtcttctagttcaagtgaagtgaaaatgtaatgctgccaccttcaaagacgtcctatacaacctccaactttgtggtaacagtttcgGGAAGATGCATTTGGAAAGGTCAacacttttgtctatatagtgtatattaatttGGGTTCTACtccatttttttcccaccaTCTAAAACCCATGCCACATATTATTCTACATAATATTATAGTAAAGCAtgctttctttttgcatttctaATATATAACTCATGGCACCCCTGGTGGTTCGGAGGCCTTATAGCACTTAACGTTCGATCTAGcactataatgtataataaattgtaattctgtCCTAATGTATTCAAACCCATTCTTTTTAAACCCATCAGTCACCATTGAGTCTAATCCGCCAATGAATGGAGGGTTGGTTCAGACCAAACCAGAGGAGACCGTGTCCCTGACCTGCACAGTCGACGACTCTGCCATGCCTGAAGAACTGCAGTGGCTCAGAAACAACCAACAAGTCAGTCTGGGTGATGGAAACCAGTTAATCACCAGCCACGTGTGTGTGCAGCCAGTCACCAGAGACGATAACGGAGTCATCTTTACCTGCCAGCTGAAGTCTAACATGAACGTCAAAACCTCCATCCAGTTAGATGTTCAATGTGAGTACAGACTCAATGCCTGGGATTTTCATGGCATGAATTTTCACAGCCTGTCAACAATCCTGCCAATTTGTCAATTATtaccattttttatttcttaatgagCAACACATTATGACCGTTTATGGTTACGTTTCACGTTACAGAAAGTCCGTAACACAAACTGTTATCAATGCTACACATTATAGCAACTATAAACTTCAGTGTCATTCTGTCACCATCCTCTCTTTTATATTCTCTCATAAAAATGCACCTCATCATCTTTCCCCTTAAAAACAGGAAAGTGCAAAGTTCTTTTTCCTGTGGCAGAAAATATTGTATCAATGATTATAAtatcaattatatttttttttcagcacatcaGTTATTATTAGAAATTCATCAGTAGATAGTGAACCAGAACAAGGGCATTAATATAGATGTGTTTTTTGGATTACAGCTGCATCTACTTTTAAAGTCTGACTTACAGAATATGAGTGCATACCTCCATATCAGATTCAACAATTCAACAACACTGTGACAAACTACTACAGTAtactatacagggagtgcagaattattaggcaagttgtatttttgaggattaattttatttgaggatttaatttgaacaacaaccatgttctcaatgaacacaaaaaactcattaatatcaaagctgaatatttttggaagtagtttttagttttagctattttagggggatatctgtgtgtgcaggtgactattactgtgcataattattaggcaacttaacaaaaaacaaattcatacccatttcaattatttatttttaccagtgaaaccaatataacatctcaacattcacaaatatacatgtctgacattcaaaaccaaacaaaacaaatcagtgaccaatatagccacctttctttgcaaggacactcaaaagcctgccatccatggattctgtcagtgttttgatctgttcaccatcaacattgcgtgcagcagcaaccacagcctcccagacactgttcagagaggtgtactgttttcctccttgtaaatcgcacatttgatgatggaccacaggttctcaatggggttcagatcaggtgaacaaggaggccatatcattagattttcttctttataccctttcttgccagccacgctgtggagtacttggacgtgtgtgatggagcattgtcctgcatgaaaatcatgtttttcttgaaggatgcagacttcttcctgtaccactgcttgaagaaggtgtcttccagaaactggcagtaggactgggagttcagcttgactcatcctcaacccgaaaaggccccacaagctcatctttgatgataccagcccaaaccagtactccacctccaccttgctggcgcctgagtcggactggagctctctgccctttaccaatccagccacgggcccatccatctggcccatcaagactcactctcatttcatcagtccataaaaccttagaaaatcagtcttgagatatttcttggcccagtcttgacgctttcagcttgtgtgtcttgttcagtggtggtcgactttctgcctttcttaccttggccatgtctctgagtattgcacaccttgtgcttttgggcacccagtgatgttgcagctctgaaatatggccaaactggtggcaagtggcatcttggcagctgcacgcttgacttttctccgttcacgggcagttattttgcgccttggtttttccacacgcttcttgcgaccctgtcgactattttgaatgaaacgcttgattgttcgatgatcacgcttcagaagcttggctattttaagactgctgcatccctctgcaatatatctcactatttttgacttttctgagcctgtcaagtccttcttttgacccattttgccaaaggaaaggaagttgcctaataattatgcacacctgatatagggtgttgatgtcattagaccacaccccttctcattacagagatgcacatcacctaatatgcttaattggtagtaggctttccagcctatacagcttggagtaagacaacatgcataacgaggatgatgtggtcaaaatactcatttgcctaataattctgcactccctgtatatcgcataaaagttaatgatgtgatgcatcgaagTTGACACTTGTGTCCCAATGCACcatttttacaaaattgcaCTGGTAAAAAGctatttattagatattagtagatgtgctatacttttgTTGGTTAGAAAATgagcaataatttgtgaccaatatttgatatgtagattgacatcacatttattattatcttgCAGATCCCCCAACCATGGGTGTAGATGAGGAAATGTGGGTCGAGGAGAAAAGTGAAGCCAGTCTCTCCTGCGATATTCACGCTAATCCTCCAGTAAGTGTAGTCTGGAAGAAGGACGACAAGCTTCTGGATCTTTCTTCCAGCAACTACAGGACAAGCAACGACGGGTTTACGGCTACGCTTTTCATTTCCAACGTTAAACGAGGTGTGCACCAGGGCGTGTTCGCTTGCGAGGCCGACTCGGTCATCACTGGAGTTACCAGAAAGAACTTCAGTATCACGGTTGTAggtttgtgacttttttttcatatctgtGTGGAAAGTACAGTAGCAGTTTAGTGGTTTAGTGGTTAGTGGTTTTTATCAAATTGACAAGAATTTCATTtaacattaatatgtttaattaatATGTAACAAATTATCTGTATCTAATGTTttatagaatttattattaGCTGCAACTTCTTATTGGTCAGACAGATCTCCCAATTGTACTACAACTACCCAGGAAGTCTAAAACCATGTGCTTACTCCTAGACATGGAGCGCCAGCTAAATACAACCATGGGCTTATTAAAggggtaaaatgtaaaaaagattaataaaaaatcctTCTACATACAATCTCAATATGATTGgctgatatatttttgtttagaatttttttcccccaacagtCTTTCTGCAATTTTTTGTGGAAAACATGTATCCTGTGATACAAACCGTATAGTAGAAGAACCGTTGAGAAAGGCTTCTTGAATTATGCACAGTGCTGTATTATTGCGCTCAGAGGAACCCGACCAGCAGAGTTGTTGCAATAAATAAGTGACATGATGTTTTTCAGAACAATTAATTTTGTTGAACAAAAAGATTTGATCTTTCTGCAGCTCTATTGAGCAAATGAACGAAAGAACATCTTAGTTTGGTTTGTTCTGgggaaatattaatatttttggtaAATGCTTCATTAACAAAACAAAGTTGATACTTTCAGAAAAACGCTTTATGGCAATGAATTGAAACCTATAAAGAGACACCCAGCTAATATAATCGGGAGAttgtggctcagtggttaaggcattggactttggaatcggaaggtcacaagtcccaccaccaccaagctgcaacttctgggcccctgagcaagacccttatcCTTCCCCTGTAagccactctggataagggcatctgccaaatggcataaatgtaaatataatcagCATGTGTTTGTGATTATCCAGCACACAATGTTTTATAACAGCCGATACGCTGCAGGGTTTCATTCCGTATGACTTCTGACTGAACCTCACAAATAAACACTGAAAGATTTCTGCAAATTGTTACACACTGATTTAGCACACACTGGTTCCTGAAGGAGTTTAAGTCATTTAAgttatatttgcataaatttaTGATTTTGCCCACATTGAAAGAAAACTGTTTTGTCCTGGCTGAAGGGGTGCCCCTTTAAAAATATTCAACGTGTAGTTCTTATGAGGGCCATCATTTTCTAGAGTTAAAATCAAGAAGATTAAAATCTTCTTTACATATGACAGATTTATAAGCCTGAATGTTTAATTTTGTCAATATTCTGCTCCTAAAACACAGACCAAGTGATGAAGTTCCCTCTTGGGCCTGCAATCACTGGTGTGGTGGTCATCCTGTTGACAATCATGTTGGCTGTAATTTCCAGATGGGAAAAGATTATGAAGGTAAAAATCatacaatacagtacacagtgaaataacaCGGCATTCCTCCAGGACAAAGATGCTAGAtaatacaaaaaacatacattaacAAAAGACcgtacaaaaaacacaaatctaaGACAATATATGCAGCGTGTTGTCCATATGTGCAATTCTGTGCAAGATATTGTCAATATATAGCAGGTTTGTGGAAATTAATTTCAATGTAAGTGTtaatttgtgttcattgagagtgtgtgtgtgtgtgtgtgtgtgtgtgtgtgtgtgtgtgtgtgtgtgtgtgtgtgtgtgtgtgtgtgaatccaGTCCCTTTGAACATGAGGGCCCAAATGCTTCAGTAGCTTTTTCCAGATGCAtaagggtgaagagtgtgtatgaagggtgtgtgtgtgtgtggtcagccaTAATGGATTTGTGGACGCAACTGCGCATGTCGTTAAAATCCATGAATGAGGGAAAAGAAACCATCGCATACATTTACACcactctacatttacatttacaccgctgcatccgcaaagcggccaacatcatggctgaccacacacacccctcacacacattaTGGGCTCTGGGAGAAGTTGAAGTAGCAGACAATTCATACAGGTGAATCACTTAGAAAGCATTTTAACGTCTGCTGTCTTtgttattcatgttttttttttcctttcagtgCTTTAAAAAGGACTGACGCTCCATGAAGTGGGCCATCGTGTGCAGCCCATCACAGCCGAGTGCACTGTACTGACAATCACAAAGAGCACATGGATAAACCAAACACTTCATATATAAGGTGTTCtgcttaaataaaaggtttaaatCACCTCTTTCTGCCTACATCTGCTTTCTCTGTTCTGAGAGTCAAAACGGCTTGCCTTATGTAAAGCCACTG
This Silurus meridionalis isolate SWU-2019-XX chromosome 15, ASM1480568v1, whole genome shotgun sequence DNA region includes the following protein-coding sequences:
- the tmigd1 gene encoding transmembrane and immunoglobulin domain-containing protein 1; protein product: MRQSSTRVVLLVLGCIFGAYSANVTIESNPPMNGGLVQTKPEETVSLTCTVDDSAMPEELQWLRNNQQVSLGDGNQLITSHVCVQPVTRDDNGVIFTCQLKSNMNVKTSIQLDVQYPPTMGVDEEMWVEEKSEASLSCDIHANPPVSVVWKKDDKLLDLSSSNYRTSNDGFTATLFISNVKRGVHQGVFACEADSVITGVTRKNFSITVVDQVMKFPLGPAITGVVVILLTIMLAVISRWEKIMKCFKKD